In Saccharothrix syringae, the following are encoded in one genomic region:
- a CDS encoding alpha/beta hydrolase, producing MDTSAAKDSRTASVRRDVWFESEGVRCAAWLYTPTAGGGPRPLVVMAHGLGAVREWRLDAFAERFAAQGWMVLVFDYRYLGASGGSPRQLLDIGDQLDDWRAALAYGRSLPEVDPDRIAVWGTSFGGGHVLRVASEDHGVAAVVAQCPFTDGPASLISRFRSGPLSVVGLVIAAVLDVLGSVFGAKPVLAPVVGVWWMPAFLVSPTAIAAASRLIPAGSRLSPRTARVLARVPAVGKGLSPTVETGGQPFRPGDTAVGRDTIWGVMTGPDGGGASANAIAARLALRLPLYRPGKDLRKIAAATLLCVCDDDRAAPARTTARLAAGQDHVQVNHYDGDHFDIYVGDLFERAVADQIRFLAARFTAAAGR from the coding sequence ATGGACACTTCGGCGGCGAAGGACAGCCGCACTGCGTCGGTGCGGCGGGACGTGTGGTTCGAGTCCGAGGGCGTGCGGTGCGCGGCGTGGCTGTACACGCCGACAGCGGGGGGCGGGCCCCGGCCGTTGGTGGTCATGGCGCACGGGTTGGGTGCGGTGCGGGAGTGGCGGTTGGACGCGTTCGCGGAGCGCTTCGCCGCGCAGGGGTGGATGGTGCTGGTGTTCGACTACCGGTACCTGGGGGCCAGCGGGGGATCTCCTCGGCAGTTGCTCGACATCGGCGACCAGCTCGACGACTGGCGGGCGGCACTGGCCTACGGCCGGTCCCTGCCGGAGGTCGACCCGGACCGGATCGCGGTGTGGGGGACCTCGTTCGGCGGCGGGCACGTGCTGCGGGTCGCGAGCGAGGACCACGGCGTGGCCGCCGTGGTGGCCCAGTGCCCGTTCACCGACGGTCCGGCGTCGTTGATCTCCCGGTTCCGGTCCGGCCCGTTGAGCGTGGTCGGGCTCGTCATCGCCGCCGTGCTCGATGTGCTCGGGTCGGTGTTCGGCGCGAAGCCGGTGCTGGCCCCGGTGGTCGGGGTGTGGTGGATGCCCGCCTTCCTGGTGTCGCCGACCGCGATCGCCGCGGCGTCCAGGCTGATACCGGCGGGGTCCCGGCTCTCGCCTCGCACCGCCCGGGTCCTCGCCCGGGTCCCCGCCGTGGGCAAGGGGTTGTCCCCGACCGTCGAGACGGGCGGGCAGCCGTTCCGCCCCGGCGACACCGCTGTCGGCCGCGACACGATCTGGGGTGTCATGACGGGCCCGGACGGTGGCGGCGCCAGCGCCAACGCGATCGCGGCCCGGCTCGCGTTGCGGTTGCCGCTGTACCGGCCGGGCAAGGACCTGCGCAAGATCGCCGCGGCGACCCTGTTGTGCGTGTGCGACGACGACCGCGCCGCCCCCGCGCGCACCACGGCCCGCCTTGCGGCCGGGCAGGACCACGTCCAGGTCAACCACTACGACGGCGACCACTTCGACATCTACGTCGGTGATCTGTTCGAGCGCGCCGTCGCGGACCAGATCCGGTTCCTCGCAGCCCGGTTCACGGCCGCGGCGGGCCGGTAG
- a CDS encoding fibronectin type III domain-containing protein: MRGTPRRVAVGLLALALLGVTAPGGASAAPAELGLDYTCATSLGPRVPVRVQVRAGLPDEVSGQPNTVAYYEPAYVDVDLAFGGAAALGAAAVRIDGDSTATLGATFTGPGGTQAAEAALTFAPTKVTGGAVPRAAGGFPALYFHQAGQYAVHLGDLALSLRPERADGTPLGVVTATCSHDPAADDRLATLTSHSIIIERPVRPTQLRVTATTPTSASFSWYSSPWWFETAGYEIYLDDVKVAFVTEKQATLTGLAPDSQHRVKVVTRDVGGFSSTKSQGLVFATPPAR, encoded by the coding sequence GTGCGCGGAACCCCACGACGTGTCGCTGTCGGCCTGCTCGCCCTGGCCCTGCTGGGCGTGACCGCCCCGGGCGGCGCGTCCGCCGCGCCCGCCGAACTGGGCCTGGACTACACGTGCGCGACGTCCCTCGGCCCGCGGGTGCCGGTGCGGGTGCAGGTCAGGGCGGGGCTGCCCGACGAGGTGTCCGGGCAGCCGAACACCGTCGCCTACTACGAACCCGCCTACGTCGACGTGGACCTGGCCTTCGGCGGTGCGGCGGCGCTCGGCGCGGCCGCGGTGCGCATCGACGGCGACAGCACCGCGACGCTCGGCGCGACCTTCACCGGTCCCGGCGGGACGCAGGCGGCCGAGGCGGCGCTGACCTTCGCGCCCACCAAGGTCACCGGCGGGGCGGTGCCCCGCGCGGCGGGCGGCTTCCCGGCGCTGTACTTCCACCAGGCGGGCCAGTACGCCGTCCACCTGGGCGACCTCGCGCTGTCCCTGCGGCCGGAACGGGCGGACGGGACGCCCCTGGGCGTGGTCACCGCGACCTGCTCCCACGACCCGGCGGCCGACGACCGGCTGGCCACCCTGACCTCCCACAGCATCATCATCGAGCGGCCGGTGCGCCCGACCCAGCTGCGCGTGACCGCGACGACGCCCACCAGCGCGTCGTTCTCCTGGTACTCGTCCCCGTGGTGGTTCGAGACCGCCGGCTACGAGATCTACCTCGACGACGTGAAGGTCGCCTTCGTCACCGAGAAGCAGGCGACCCTCACCGGGCTGGCGCCGGACAGCCAGCACCGGGTGAAGGTCGTGACCCGCGACGTCGGCGGCTTCTCGTCGACGAAGAGCCAGGGCCTGGTCTTCGCCACGCCGCCGGCGCGCTGA